The Paraburkholderia acidisoli genome contains a region encoding:
- a CDS encoding polysaccharide biosynthesis tyrosine autokinase, with protein sequence MAMNYDGGYGYAMAGTEERYLGDYLQTLAANWRVIALVTLAVTLLGTAYAFIAQPTYRADVMFHLVDKSDDGKKNATLPPLTGMFDEKTSANGQIEMLKSRLVTEETVRRLHLDIGAHPREMPVLGGVLQGLMNGKWGFKPPAFLESSNYAWGRGAIGVSRFDTPDALFDRPFTLVAGENGTYVLRDPDGIPLFDGHVGQDVKANTADGPIALRVDSLSGPAGTPFVLTRASTLTTVERLQKSLDVGEVGLQSGVIRASLEGHDSKLTAAILNSMANEFIEQDVESRSAEAEHMLAFLDQQLPQLRAQVDAAEQKYNNFRNAHGTVDLGEESRLLLQQVVDNKTRLVDLQQQRAELVQRFTEHHPAVAALDAQIATLQGAQSTLTKHVQTLPDTEQTAVRLLRDVHVNTELYTNLLNSAQQLRVAKAGQVGDVRVVDYAQAPDDPVRPKRLLIIIVSIGVGLILGMLIAFVRKSLYGGVERPDELEAALGVPVFAVVPRSPKQLRLQHHVSTRRRGLHVLAQQSPQDVAVEGVRSLRTTLQLSLAEAGNNIVMLTGSRPDVGKSFLSVNLSALVASVNKRVLIVDGDMRRGDVHSHFGIAHQPGLSDVLLGADLAASIQRDVLPGLDVLAKGSLHSHPSELLMSGRFETLLEELKAKYDLVIIDTPPVLAVTDSTVIGRYAGTTLLAIRHGRHPLSELEETVKRLRIGGVNLRGVLLTDVPKTGAFIGGGYRGGYYGYESIAG encoded by the coding sequence ATGGCGATGAACTATGACGGCGGCTATGGCTATGCCATGGCCGGCACGGAGGAGCGGTACCTGGGCGACTACCTGCAGACGCTCGCGGCGAACTGGCGCGTCATTGCGCTCGTGACGCTCGCGGTCACGCTGCTCGGTACGGCCTATGCATTCATCGCGCAGCCGACGTATCGCGCCGACGTGATGTTCCATCTCGTCGACAAATCGGACGACGGCAAGAAGAACGCGACGCTGCCGCCGCTCACGGGCATGTTCGACGAAAAGACTTCGGCGAACGGCCAGATCGAAATGCTCAAGTCGCGTCTCGTCACCGAGGAAACGGTGCGGCGCCTGCACCTCGACATCGGCGCGCATCCGCGTGAAATGCCGGTGCTCGGCGGCGTGCTGCAAGGGCTCATGAACGGCAAGTGGGGCTTCAAGCCGCCCGCGTTCCTCGAGTCGTCGAACTATGCGTGGGGCCGCGGCGCGATCGGCGTGTCGCGCTTCGACACGCCCGACGCGCTGTTCGATCGTCCGTTCACGCTCGTGGCGGGCGAGAACGGCACCTACGTGCTGCGCGACCCCGACGGCATTCCGCTGTTCGACGGTCACGTGGGGCAGGACGTCAAGGCCAATACCGCCGACGGCCCCATCGCCCTGCGCGTGGACAGCTTGAGCGGCCCGGCCGGCACGCCTTTCGTGCTCACGCGCGCCTCGACGCTCACCACGGTGGAGCGCCTGCAAAAGTCGCTCGACGTGGGCGAAGTGGGGCTGCAATCGGGCGTGATCCGCGCGAGCCTCGAAGGCCACGACAGCAAGCTCACGGCCGCGATCCTCAACAGCATGGCCAACGAATTCATCGAGCAGGACGTGGAAAGCCGCTCGGCCGAAGCCGAACACATGCTCGCGTTCCTCGACCAGCAACTGCCGCAACTGCGCGCCCAGGTGGATGCCGCCGAGCAGAAGTACAACAACTTCCGCAACGCGCACGGCACCGTCGATCTCGGCGAGGAAAGCCGCCTGCTGCTGCAACAGGTGGTGGACAACAAGACGCGCCTCGTCGATCTCCAGCAGCAACGCGCCGAACTCGTGCAGCGCTTCACCGAGCATCACCCCGCCGTGGCCGCGCTCGACGCGCAGATCGCCACGCTGCAGGGCGCGCAATCCACGCTCACCAAGCACGTGCAAACGCTGCCCGATACCGAGCAGACGGCCGTGCGTCTTCTGCGCGACGTGCATGTGAACACCGAGCTGTACACGAACCTGCTCAACAGCGCGCAGCAGCTGCGCGTGGCGAAGGCGGGTCAGGTGGGCGACGTGCGCGTGGTCGACTACGCGCAGGCACCCGACGATCCCGTGCGGCCGAAGCGCCTCCTCATCATCATCGTGTCGATCGGTGTTGGCCTGATTCTCGGCATGCTGATCGCGTTCGTGCGCAAGTCGCTCTACGGCGGCGTGGAGCGTCCCGACGAACTCGAAGCGGCGCTTGGCGTGCCGGTGTTCGCGGTGGTGCCGCGCAGCCCGAAGCAGTTGCGCCTGCAACATCACGTCTCCACGCGCCGCCGCGGCCTGCACGTGCTCGCGCAGCAGTCGCCCCAGGACGTGGCCGTGGAAGGCGTGCGCAGCCTGCGCACCACGCTGCAACTGTCGCTCGCGGAGGCGGGCAACAACATCGTCATGCTCACGGGCTCGCGGCCCGACGTCGGCAAGTCGTTCCTTTCGGTCAATCTCTCGGCGCTGGTCGCTTCGGTGAACAAGCGCGTGTTGATCGTCGATGGCGACATGCGGCGCGGCGACGTGCATTCGCACTTCGGCATCGCGCATCAGCCGGGTTTGTCGGACGTGCTGCTCGGCGCCGATCTCGCCGCGTCGATCCAGCGCGACGTGCTGCCGGGTCTCGACGTGCTCGCGAAGGGCTCGCTGCATTCGCATCCGTCCGAATTGCTGATGAGCGGACGCTTCGAGACGCTGCTCGAAGAGCTCAAGGCGAAGTACGACCTCGTGATCATCGACACGCCGCCCGTGCTCGCGGTGACGGACTCGACCGTGATCGGCCGCTACGCGGGCACGACGCTGCTGGCGATTCGCCATGGCCGCCATCCGCTTTCCGAGCTGGAGGAAACGGTCAAGCGTCTGCGCATCGGCGGCGTGAATTTGCGCGGCGTGCTGCTCACCGACGTGCCGAAGACGGGCGCGTTCATCGGCGGCGGTTATCGCGGCGGTTACTACGGTTACGAAAGCATCGCCGGTTGA
- the gmd gene encoding GDP-mannose 4,6-dehydratase, giving the protein MSRKVALITGITGQDGSYLAELLLAKGYEVHGIKRRSSLFNTDRIDHLYRDVHDPEQGIQLHHGELTDSTALLRVIQRVGPDEIYNLAAQSHVAVSFEEPEYTANADGLGTLRILEAIRILGMTKKTRFYQASTSELYGLVQEVPQRETTPFYPRSPYAVAKLFAYWTTVNYREAHGIYACNGILFNHESPQRGETFVTRKITRAIARISVGLQKVLYLGNLSAMRDWGHARDYVDMQWRMLQQNEPEDYVIATGVQYSVRDFVRYAAEELGVTVRFEGEGVDEVGIVDKVEGRETRLEPGDVIVRVDPRYFRPTEVETLLGDASKAQQKLGWRPTTTFEQLVKEMVRSDFQIARRDALVTLAGFRALEHHE; this is encoded by the coding sequence ATGTCACGTAAGGTTGCGTTGATCACCGGCATCACCGGTCAGGACGGCTCCTATCTGGCCGAATTGCTGCTCGCCAAGGGCTACGAAGTGCACGGCATCAAGCGTCGCTCGTCGCTCTTCAACACGGACCGCATCGATCACCTGTATCGCGACGTGCACGATCCGGAGCAGGGCATCCAGCTCCATCACGGCGAACTCACGGATTCGACGGCGCTGCTGCGCGTGATCCAGCGCGTGGGCCCCGACGAGATCTACAACCTCGCGGCGCAGAGCCACGTGGCCGTTTCGTTCGAGGAACCCGAATACACGGCCAATGCCGACGGTCTGGGCACGCTGCGTATTCTGGAAGCGATCCGCATTCTCGGCATGACGAAGAAGACGCGCTTCTATCAGGCGTCCACCTCGGAACTCTACGGCCTCGTGCAGGAAGTGCCGCAACGCGAGACCACGCCGTTCTACCCGCGCAGCCCGTATGCGGTCGCGAAGCTGTTCGCGTACTGGACCACGGTGAACTACCGCGAGGCGCACGGCATCTACGCGTGCAACGGCATTCTGTTCAATCACGAGTCGCCGCAACGTGGCGAGACTTTCGTCACGCGCAAGATCACGCGCGCGATCGCCCGCATTTCCGTCGGCCTGCAAAAGGTGCTCTATCTGGGCAATCTTTCGGCGATGCGCGACTGGGGTCACGCGCGCGATTACGTGGACATGCAATGGCGCATGCTCCAGCAGAACGAGCCGGAAGACTACGTGATCGCCACGGGCGTGCAGTACAGCGTGCGCGATTTCGTGCGCTACGCCGCCGAGGAACTGGGCGTGACGGTGCGCTTCGAAGGCGAAGGCGTGGATGAAGTGGGGATCGTCGACAAGGTGGAAGGCCGCGAGACGCGCCTCGAACCCGGCGACGTGATCGTGCGCGTCGACCCGCGCTACTTCCGCCCGACCGAAGTGGAAACGCTGCTCGGCGACGCCAGCAAGGCGCAGCAAAAGCTCGGCTGGCGTCCCACCACGACCTTCGAGCAACTCGTGAAGGAAATGGTGCGTTCCGACTTCCAGATCGCCCGGCGCGACGCGCTCGTCACGCTGGCCGGCTTCCGGGCTCTCGAACATCACGAGTGA
- a CDS encoding GDP-L-fucose synthase family protein: protein MDKNSRIFVAGHRGMVGSALVRALQAHGYWNLVTRTHAQLDLTDQRAVNAFFESENINAVLLAAAKVGGILANSTQPAQFAYDNLAIETNVIRAAHDTGVERLVFFGSSCIYPRDCPQPIREAYLLTSPLEPTNEAYAIAKIAGLKLCAAYNQQYGTHFVSLMPTNLYGPNDNYDLKSSHVLPALIRKAHEARVSGAPALSVWGSGTPRREFLHVDDLADATIFVLEHDTDDGVYNVGVGEDLSIRELAQRICEVVGFEGELVFDASKPDGTPRKLLDVSRLGGLGWHARIGLEEGLARTYSDFLQTQEAGSTREAHAAAPLDTPVAAPSASAPQAQVNVSAPAFAAVARA, encoded by the coding sequence ATGGACAAGAACTCCCGCATCTTCGTGGCCGGTCATCGCGGCATGGTGGGCTCGGCGCTCGTGCGCGCGTTGCAGGCGCACGGCTACTGGAATCTCGTCACGCGCACGCACGCGCAGCTCGATCTCACCGATCAGCGCGCGGTGAACGCGTTCTTCGAAAGCGAGAACATCAATGCCGTGCTGCTCGCGGCCGCGAAAGTGGGCGGCATTCTCGCCAACTCCACGCAGCCCGCGCAGTTCGCCTACGACAATCTCGCGATCGAGACCAACGTGATTCGCGCGGCCCACGACACGGGCGTGGAGCGGCTCGTGTTCTTCGGCTCGTCGTGCATTTATCCGCGCGACTGTCCGCAGCCGATTCGCGAGGCGTATCTGCTCACCTCGCCGCTCGAACCCACCAACGAGGCCTATGCGATCGCCAAGATCGCGGGCCTCAAGCTGTGCGCGGCGTACAACCAGCAGTACGGCACGCATTTCGTCTCGCTGATGCCGACCAACCTCTACGGTCCCAACGACAACTACGACCTGAAGAGCAGCCACGTGCTGCCCGCGCTGATCCGCAAGGCGCATGAAGCGCGCGTGAGCGGCGCGCCCGCGTTGTCGGTGTGGGGCTCGGGCACGCCGCGCCGCGAGTTCCTGCACGTGGACGATCTCGCCGACGCGACGATCTTCGTGCTCGAACACGACACCGACGACGGCGTCTACAACGTGGGCGTGGGCGAGGATCTGTCGATTCGCGAACTCGCGCAGCGCATCTGCGAGGTCGTCGGCTTCGAGGGCGAACTCGTGTTCGACGCGAGCAAACCCGACGGCACGCCGCGCAAGCTGCTCGACGTCTCGCGGCTGGGCGGTCTGGGCTGGCACGCGCGCATCGGGCTCGAAGAAGGGCTCGCGCGCACCTATAGCGACTTCCTGCAGACGCAGGAGGCGGGTTCGACCCGTGAGGCGCACGCCGCCGCGCCGCTCGACACGCCGGTCGCCGCGCCCTCTGCATCCGCCCCGCAGGCGCAGGTCAACGTCAGCGCGCCTGCCTTCGCCGCGGTGGCGCGCGCCTGA
- a CDS encoding glycosyltransferase WbuB codes for MRILIYGLNYAPEVTGVGKYTAEMAEGLAARGHDVRVVCAPPYYPQWQVHEGWRAWQYRRESAHGVSVRRAPLWVPKRPGGAKRILHLASFALASLPLLLREAFWRPHIVMPIAPTLLCAPGALMLARASGAKAWLHIQDFEVDAAFELGLLEGGDQAFAARAARGFERTLLRRFDVVSSISPRMVERVVDKGVEAARAECLPNWVDTNAIYPLPQPSVFRQRLGIPPGNAVVLYSGNMGAKQGIDILADVATALAARRDISFVFCGDGAAKHELAARCAALPNCHLLPLQPVTLLNELLNVADIHVLPQRADAADLVMPSKLTGMLASGRAVVAMARPGTSLFNVVTDLGVVVPPEDGDALAGAIAALAGDAARRAALGRAARRYAQQWLSPDAIFGALEARMAALAGVSAGSAAPATVRVQTPEPARVPHPADALHASRPTLPEVERTDV; via the coding sequence ATGAGAATCCTGATCTACGGACTGAACTACGCGCCCGAAGTGACCGGCGTGGGCAAGTACACGGCCGAGATGGCCGAAGGGCTCGCCGCGCGGGGCCACGACGTGCGGGTGGTGTGCGCGCCGCCGTACTACCCGCAGTGGCAGGTGCACGAGGGCTGGCGCGCATGGCAGTACCGGCGTGAAAGCGCGCACGGCGTGAGCGTGCGGCGCGCGCCCCTGTGGGTGCCGAAGCGGCCAGGCGGCGCGAAGCGCATCCTGCATCTCGCGAGCTTCGCGCTCGCCTCGCTGCCGCTGCTGCTGCGCGAGGCGTTCTGGCGTCCGCACATCGTCATGCCGATCGCGCCCACGCTGTTGTGCGCGCCCGGCGCGCTCATGCTCGCGCGCGCCAGCGGCGCGAAAGCATGGCTGCATATTCAGGATTTCGAAGTGGATGCCGCGTTCGAGCTCGGTCTGCTCGAAGGCGGCGATCAGGCGTTCGCGGCGCGTGCCGCGCGCGGTTTCGAGCGCACGCTGTTGCGCCGCTTCGACGTGGTGTCGTCGATTTCGCCGCGCATGGTCGAGCGCGTGGTCGACAAGGGCGTGGAAGCGGCCCGCGCCGAGTGTCTGCCGAACTGGGTCGACACCAACGCGATCTATCCGCTGCCGCAGCCGAGCGTGTTCCGCCAGCGCCTCGGCATCCCGCCCGGCAATGCCGTGGTGCTGTACTCGGGCAACATGGGCGCGAAGCAGGGCATCGACATTCTCGCGGATGTCGCCACGGCGCTCGCCGCGCGGCGCGACATCAGCTTCGTGTTTTGCGGCGATGGCGCGGCGAAGCACGAACTCGCCGCGCGCTGCGCCGCGTTGCCCAACTGCCACTTGCTGCCGCTGCAACCGGTGACGCTGCTCAACGAGCTGCTCAATGTCGCCGACATTCACGTGCTGCCGCAACGCGCCGACGCCGCCGATCTCGTGATGCCCTCCAAGCTCACCGGCATGCTCGCGAGCGGGCGCGCCGTGGTGGCCATGGCGCGGCCCGGCACGAGTCTCTTCAACGTGGTGACGGATCTGGGCGTGGTCGTTCCGCCCGAGGACGGCGACGCGCTCGCCGGGGCGATCGCCGCGCTGGCCGGCGATGCCGCGCGGCGCGCGGCGCTCGGCCGTGCCGCGCGCCGTTACGCGCAGCAATGGCTCTCGCCGGACGCGATTTTCGGAGCGCTCGAAGCGCGCATGGCGGCGCTCGCGGGCGTGAGCGCGGGCTCGGCCGCGCCAGCAACGGTGCGGGTCCAGACGCCCGAACCGGCGCGGGTTCCGCATCCGGCCGACGCGCTCCACGCCAGCCGCCCGACGCTGCCCGAAGTCGAACGCACCGACGTTTGA
- a CDS encoding DapH/DapD/GlmU-related protein: protein MTQAVDRLDGLDRRTRAPRADAARVAATASPAATAATGAQAPRVIDLSLAGKGNYVARRGKLVQAAWYVVETCVLDNRLLPFSGLRAGLLRLFGAKIGRGCRLVHPMRVKAPWNLELGENCWVGVDVWIYNQAPIRIGANVCLSQGAFLSAGSHDMRTNMDLRVAPIVIEDGVWISSKCVVQMGVTIGRSAVVTPLSVVHRSLEAGGVYGGNPCRFIRWRFDDR from the coding sequence ATGACGCAAGCGGTGGACCGGCTCGACGGCCTCGATCGACGCACGCGCGCACCGCGCGCCGATGCCGCGCGCGTGGCCGCCACGGCTTCGCCCGCGGCCACCGCCGCCACCGGAGCGCAGGCGCCGCGCGTGATCGACCTGAGTCTTGCGGGCAAGGGCAACTACGTCGCGCGGCGCGGCAAGCTCGTGCAGGCCGCGTGGTACGTCGTCGAGACCTGCGTGCTCGACAACCGGCTGCTGCCGTTCTCGGGCCTGCGCGCGGGCTTGCTGCGCCTGTTCGGCGCGAAGATCGGCCGTGGCTGCCGGCTCGTGCATCCCATGCGCGTGAAGGCGCCGTGGAATCTCGAACTCGGCGAGAACTGCTGGGTGGGCGTGGACGTGTGGATCTACAACCAGGCGCCCATCCGCATTGGCGCGAACGTGTGTCTTTCGCAGGGCGCGTTCTTGAGCGCGGGCTCGCACGACATGCGCACGAACATGGACCTGCGCGTGGCGCCCATCGTCATCGAGGACGGCGTGTGGATCTCGTCCAAATGCGTCGTGCAGATGGGCGTGACGATCGGGCGCTCGGCCGTGGTCACGCCGCTTTCGGTGGTGCACCGTTCGCTGGAAGCGGGCGGCGTGTACGGCGGCAATCCGTGCCGCTTCATTCGCTGGCGTTTCGACGATCGCTGA
- a CDS encoding polysaccharide biosynthesis/export family protein: protein MLSGCGMSPGMTAPTSVTQAKAATEAARTSGGANNDAPPPNALVEINSQLVAQEAAARTTTVPTDVEKLFGTPKPYTLGPGDVLSIVVWDHPEMNLPTTSSGSTGQQDQSTSQVVSGYTVDSSGTIQVAYVGPIHVAGLTELEARNLVAKKLAYYLQNPQVTLRIEAYRSRRVYVDGEVRTPGLMVLNDMTMSLPEAINRAGGFTGSGDRSRVSITRGKQTIMVNIPDMIRKGVNPDNIILQNGDLIRVYSSNDTKVYVLGEVGRPGSLPLDNGRLTLNEALGNAGGISQGSGDASQVYVVRGQKEGKRTVFHLDASTPEAMATADEFELKPSDVVFVDASSLVKWSRVVNLILPSTQAASAGRYVGAGY, encoded by the coding sequence GTGCTGTCCGGCTGCGGCATGTCGCCCGGCATGACCGCGCCCACGAGCGTCACGCAGGCGAAGGCCGCGACCGAAGCGGCACGCACCTCGGGCGGCGCGAACAACGACGCGCCGCCGCCGAACGCGCTCGTCGAGATCAACAGCCAGCTGGTCGCGCAGGAAGCGGCCGCGCGCACGACCACGGTGCCCACCGACGTCGAAAAACTGTTCGGCACGCCCAAGCCCTACACGCTCGGCCCCGGCGACGTGCTCAGCATCGTCGTGTGGGATCACCCCGAAATGAACCTGCCGACCACCTCGAGCGGCAGCACGGGCCAGCAGGATCAGAGCACGAGCCAGGTGGTGTCGGGCTATACCGTCGACTCGTCGGGCACGATCCAGGTCGCCTATGTCGGGCCGATCCACGTGGCCGGTCTCACCGAACTCGAAGCGCGCAATCTCGTCGCGAAGAAGCTCGCGTACTACCTGCAGAATCCGCAGGTGACGCTGCGTATCGAGGCGTATCGCAGCCGCCGCGTGTACGTGGACGGCGAAGTGCGCACGCCGGGCCTCATGGTGCTCAACGACATGACGATGTCGCTGCCCGAGGCGATCAACCGCGCGGGCGGCTTCACCGGCTCGGGCGACCGCTCGCGCGTGAGCATCACGCGCGGCAAGCAGACGATCATGGTGAATATCCCCGACATGATCCGCAAGGGCGTGAACCCCGACAACATCATCCTGCAGAACGGCGACCTGATCCGCGTGTATTCGTCGAACGACACCAAGGTCTATGTGCTCGGCGAAGTCGGCCGGCCCGGCAGCCTGCCGCTCGACAACGGCCGTCTCACGCTCAACGAAGCGCTCGGCAACGCGGGCGGCATCAGCCAGGGTTCGGGCGACGCTTCGCAGGTCTACGTGGTGCGCGGGCAGAAGGAAGGCAAGCGCACGGTGTTCCACCTCGACGCCTCGACGCCCGAAGCCATGGCCACCGCCGACGAGTTCGAGCTGAAGCCGAGCGACGTGGTGTTCGTGGACGCGTCGTCGCTCGTGAAGTGGAGCCGCGTCGTCAACCTGATCCTGCCGAGCACGCAGGCCGCTTCCGCCGGGCGCTACGTGGGCGCGGGGTATTGA
- a CDS encoding glycosyltransferase, giving the protein MKILHLVSTVDPRSGGPIEGVRQSGLAMAALGHRVEVASLDPIDAPYVRDFPLPLHALGPARGHYGYCAGYVPWLRENAGRFNAAFVHGLWQYHGFGAWRALRHSRVPYYVYTHGMLDPWFRVTYPMKHMKKWAYWPWGEYRVLRDATSVIFTTEEERVLARESFWLYRANERVVPFGTNAPELDAETLREEFLQAHPHLRGKRIILFLGRLHPKKGCDMLVHAFAEHARETPDAHLLMAGPDKAQWQPALHAIAQTHGIAHRISWPGMLQGNLKWGAFHASEAFVLPSHQENFGVSVAEALACGVPVLVSDKVNVWREIEQDGAGFVAPDTIAGTQGLLAAWRNLDEPTRNVMRAQAKRTFEARFAMDGMVRSLLALLHEHPSNATARAPAQQALRVETVD; this is encoded by the coding sequence ATGAAAATCCTGCATCTCGTGTCCACCGTCGATCCGCGTTCTGGCGGTCCGATCGAAGGCGTGCGCCAAAGCGGCCTGGCGATGGCGGCGCTCGGCCACCGGGTCGAAGTCGCGTCGCTCGATCCGATCGATGCGCCCTATGTGCGCGATTTCCCGCTGCCGCTGCACGCGCTCGGCCCCGCGCGCGGTCACTACGGCTATTGCGCGGGCTACGTGCCGTGGCTGCGCGAAAACGCCGGGCGCTTCAACGCCGCGTTCGTGCACGGACTCTGGCAGTACCACGGCTTCGGCGCGTGGCGCGCGCTGCGGCATTCGCGCGTGCCGTATTACGTCTACACGCACGGCATGCTCGACCCGTGGTTTCGCGTGACGTACCCCATGAAGCACATGAAGAAGTGGGCCTATTGGCCGTGGGGCGAATACCGCGTGCTGCGCGACGCCACTTCGGTGATCTTCACGACCGAGGAAGAGCGCGTGCTCGCGCGCGAATCGTTCTGGCTCTATCGCGCGAACGAGCGCGTCGTGCCGTTCGGCACCAACGCGCCGGAGCTGGACGCCGAAACGCTGCGCGAGGAATTCCTGCAGGCGCATCCGCATCTGCGCGGCAAACGCATCATCCTGTTCCTCGGCCGTCTGCATCCGAAGAAGGGCTGCGACATGCTCGTGCACGCGTTCGCCGAGCACGCGCGCGAGACGCCCGACGCGCATCTGTTGATGGCCGGCCCCGACAAGGCGCAATGGCAACCGGCGCTGCACGCGATCGCGCAGACGCACGGCATCGCGCATCGCATCAGCTGGCCCGGCATGCTGCAAGGCAACCTCAAGTGGGGCGCGTTCCACGCGAGCGAGGCGTTCGTGCTGCCTTCGCATCAGGAGAACTTTGGCGTGTCCGTGGCCGAGGCGCTCGCGTGCGGCGTGCCCGTGCTGGTCTCGGACAAGGTCAACGTGTGGCGCGAGATCGAGCAGGACGGCGCGGGCTTCGTCGCGCCCGACACGATCGCGGGCACCCAAGGCCTGCTCGCGGCGTGGCGCAATCTCGACGAACCCACGCGCAACGTGATGCGCGCGCAGGCGAAGCGCACCTTCGAGGCGCGTTTCGCGATGGACGGCATGGTGCGTTCGCTGCTCGCGCTCCTGCACGAGCATCCGTCGAACGCCACGGCGCGCGCGCCCGCGCAACAGGCGTTACGCGTGGAGACGGTGGATTAG